One Helianthus annuus cultivar XRQ/B chromosome 12, HanXRQr2.0-SUNRISE, whole genome shotgun sequence genomic region harbors:
- the LOC110895499 gene encoding leucine-rich repeat receptor-like serine/threonine-protein kinase BAM1 isoform X1 yields the protein MRFLYLILLLQLISTTITTTTKPHRLPEHKALLSIKSKITDDPQSSLSTWNISTSHCTWSGVTCDSLRHVTDLNLSGLNLTGTLSSDIHHLQSLVNLSLASNNFGGPIPPEISLISGLIQLNLSNNIFNETFPPELSNLKLLQLLDLYNNNMTGDLPVAVAEMTSLRHLHLGGNYFSGVIPPAYGKLPALEYLAVSGNELTGPIPPEIGNISTLQQLYLGYYNTYTGGIPPEIGNLTNLVRLDAANCGLTGEVPREFEKLTNLDTLFLQVNGLTGSLTRELGYLKSLKSMDLSNNMFTGEIPDSFRNLTNLTLLNLFRNKLHGSIPEFIGELPKLEVLQLWENNFTGSIPPGLGLNGRLKFLDLSSNKLTGALPAGLCTGNNLETVIVLGNFLFGPIPEALGECKSLYRIRMGENFLNGSIPKGLFSLPDLSQVELQNNFLSGELPVSESVSVNLGQLSLSNNRLTGPLPATISKFSGVQKLLLDGNMFSGSIPGEIGKLQQLSKIDFSHNNLSGEIAPEISRCKLLTYVDLSRNQLSGEIPTEITDMHILNYLNLSRNELVGSIPTSIASMQSLTSVDFSYNNLSGLVPGTGQFSYFNYTSFLGNSDLCGPYLGPCKEGVADGTHQPHSKGPLSASVKLLLVIGLLLCSIAFAVAAIIKARSIKKASKARAWKLTAFQRLDFTCDDVLDSLKEDNIIGKGGAGIVYKGVMPNNEIVAVKRLPAMSRGSSHDHGFNAEIQTLGRIRHRHIVRLLGFCSNHETNLLVYEYMPNGSLGEMLHGKKGGHLHWDTRYKIAVEAAKGLCYLHHDCSPLILHRDVKSNNILLDFDFEAHVADFGLAKFLQDSGTSECMSAIAGSYGYIAPEYAYTLKVDEKSDVYSFGVVLLELVTGRKPVGEFGDGVDIVQWVRKMTDGNKEGVVQILDPRLSTVPIHEVMHLFYVGMLCVEEQAVERPTMREVVQMLTELPKPPNSKSGDGDSTATVAATTVDIPPSPAVESPTRGGKDDQEQKQTHDLLSI from the exons ATGAGGTTCCTCTACCTTATCCTCCTCCTACAACTCatctccaccaccatcaccaccaccaccaaacccCACCGGTTACCGGAACACAAAGCACTCTTATCAATCAAATCCAAAATCACCGACGACCCACAATCGTCCCTCTCCACCTGGAACATTTCCACGTCACACTGCACCTGGTCCGGCGTCACGTGCGACTCTCTCCGTCACGTCACCGATCTCAACCTCTCCGGCCTCAATCTCACCGGCACCCTCTCCTCCGACATCCACCACCTCCAGAGCCTCGTCAACCTCTCCCTCGCCTCCAACAACTTCGGCGGCCCTATTCCGCCGGAGATCTCGCTCATATCCGGTCTCATTCAACTCAATCTTTCAAACAACATTTTCAACGAAACCTTCCCGCCGGAACTTTCTAACCTGAAGCTTCTACAACTCCTTGACCTGTATAACAACAACATGACCGGAGATCTACCGGTCGCCGTCGCTGAAATGACGAGCTTACGTCATTTACATCTCGGCGGTAACTACTTCTCCGGCGTCATTCCTCCGGCGTACGGTAAACTCCCGGCGTTAGAATACCTAGCCGTTTCCGGTAACGAACTCACCGGACCTATTCCGCCGGAGATCGGAAACATATCGACATTACAACAACTGTATCTAGGTTATTACAACACTTACACCGGCGGTATACCGCCGGAAATCGGTAACTTAACTAACTTAGTCCGGTTAGATGCCGCTAACTGCGGGTTAACCGGTGAAGTTCCTCGTGAATTTGAGAAACTAACTAATCTAGATACGTTGTTTCTTCAAGTTAACGGACTCACCGGTTCTCTAACTCGAGAACTCGGATACTTGAAAAGTTTAAAATCAATGGACCTGTCTAACAACATGTTCACCGGTGAGATTCCGGACTCGTTCCGGAATCTCACCAACTTGACTTTGTTGAACTTGTTTCGCAATAAACTTCACGGTTCGATTCCGGAGTTCATCGGTGAGCTTCCGAAGCTAGAGGTGTTGCAGCTATGGGAGAATAACTTCACTGGCAGCATCCCGCCCGGTCTTGGGTTAAACGGAAGGTTGAAGTTCCTTGATCTGAGTTCCAACAAGCTTACCGGTGCACTTCCTGCTGGTTTATGCACCGGAAACAACCTTGAAACGGTTATTGTGTTGGGTAACTTTCTGTTTGGACCCATCCCGGAGGCTTTAGGGGAATGTAAGTCTTTGTATCGAATCCGAATGGGGGAGAATTTCCTCAACGGTTCGATTCCTAAAGGGCTTTTTAGTTTGCCTGATTTGTCACAGGTTGAGCTGCAGAATAACTTTCTGTCTGGGGAGCTACCGGTTAGTGAGTCGGTTTCGGTTAATCTCGGTCAGCTTAGTTTGTCGAATAATCGGTTGACCGGTCCGTTACCGGCTACTATTAGTAAGTTTTCTGGTGTGCAGAAGCTTTTGCTTGATGGTAATATGTTTTCTGGGAGTATTCCTGGTGAGATTGGGAAGCTCCAGCAGCTTTCCAAGATTGATTTTAGTCATAATAATTTGTCGGGCGAGATTGCACCTGAGATTAGTCGGTGTAAGCTGTTGACGTATGTCGATCTTAGTCGAAACCAGCTGTCGGGTGAGATCCCGACCGAGATTACGGACATGCATATATTGAATTACTTGAATCTATCGCGTAATGAATTGGTTGGCAGCATTCCGACGTCTATTGCTTCAATGCAAAGCTTGACGTCGGTTGATTTTTCGTATAACAATCTGTCGGGTTTGGTTCCGGGTACTGGTCAGTTCAGTTACTTCAATTACACATCCTTTTTGGGGAATTCGGATCTTTGTGGACCGTATTTAGGACCATGCAAAGAAGGGGTTGCAGACGGTACTCATCAACCGCATTCGAAAGGACCGCTTTCCGCTTCAGTGAAGCTGCTGCTTGTTATCGGCCTGCTTCTTTGCTCCATTGCATTTGCCGTTGCAGCGATCATCAAAGCACGATCTATAAAGAAAGCAAGCAAAGCTCGCGCGTGGAAGCTCACTGCTTTCCAGCGGTTAGACTTCACTTGTGACGATGTTCTCGATAGTTTGAAAGAAGATAACATAATCGGGAAAGGCGGGGCCGGGATCGTTTACAAAGGCGTGATGCCGAACAACGAGATCGTTGCAGTCAAACGACTTCCGGCAATGAGCCGTGGTTCATCGCATGACCACGGGTTCAATGCAGAGATTCAGACTTTAGGGAGGATTCGACACCGACATATTGTTCGATTGTTAGGGTTTTGCTCTAACCATGAGACAAATCTGTTGGTTTACGAGTACATGCCGAATGGGAGTTTAGGTGAAATGCTTCATGGAAAGAAAGGAGGCCATCTGCATTGGGATACAAGGTATAAGATTGCCGTTGAAGCCGCAAAGGGTCTTTGCTACTTGCATCATGATTGTTCGCCGTTGATTCTCCACCGCGACGTGAAGTCAAACAACATACTTTTGGACTTTGATTTCGAAGCGCATGTCGCCGATTTCGGGCTTGCTAAGTTCTTGCAGGATTCCGGTACTTCAGAATGCATGTCCGCTATCGCCGGTTCTTACGGCTACATAGCCCCAG AATATGCTTACACACTTAAGGTTGATGAAAAGAGTGACGTGTACAGTTTCGGTGTGGTTCTGTTGGAACTGGTAACGGGGAGGAAACCGGTCGGTGAGTTTGGGGATGGGGTGGATATTGTACAATGGGTTAGAAAGATGACAGATGGAAACAAGGAAGGTGTTGTTCAAATCCTGGATCCTCGGTTGTCGACGGTTCCGATCCACGAGGTGATGCACTTGTTCTACGTCGGAATGTTGTGTGTTGAAGAACAG
- the LOC110895499 gene encoding leucine-rich repeat receptor-like serine/threonine-protein kinase BAM1 isoform X2 — MRFLYLILLLQLISTTITTTTKPHRLPEHKALLSIKSKITDDPQSSLSTWNISTSHCTWSGVTCDSLRHVTDLNLSGLNLTGTLSSDIHHLQSLVNLSLASNNFGGPIPPEISLISGLIQLNLSNNIFNETFPPELSNLKLLQLLDLYNNNMTGDLPVAVAEMTSLRHLHLGGNYFSGVIPPAYGKLPALEYLAVSGNELTGPIPPEIGNISTLQQLYLGYYNTYTGGIPPEIGNLTNLVRLDAANCGLTGEVPREFEKLTNLDTLFLQVNGLTGSLTRELGYLKSLKSMDLSNNMFTNLTLLNLFRNKLHGSIPEFIGELPKLEVLQLWENNFTGSIPPGLGLNGRLKFLDLSSNKLTGALPAGLCTGNNLETVIVLGNFLFGPIPEALGECKSLYRIRMGENFLNGSIPKGLFSLPDLSQVELQNNFLSGELPVSESVSVNLGQLSLSNNRLTGPLPATISKFSGVQKLLLDGNMFSGSIPGEIGKLQQLSKIDFSHNNLSGEIAPEISRCKLLTYVDLSRNQLSGEIPTEITDMHILNYLNLSRNELVGSIPTSIASMQSLTSVDFSYNNLSGLVPGTGQFSYFNYTSFLGNSDLCGPYLGPCKEGVADGTHQPHSKGPLSASVKLLLVIGLLLCSIAFAVAAIIKARSIKKASKARAWKLTAFQRLDFTCDDVLDSLKEDNIIGKGGAGIVYKGVMPNNEIVAVKRLPAMSRGSSHDHGFNAEIQTLGRIRHRHIVRLLGFCSNHETNLLVYEYMPNGSLGEMLHGKKGGHLHWDTRYKIAVEAAKGLCYLHHDCSPLILHRDVKSNNILLDFDFEAHVADFGLAKFLQDSGTSECMSAIAGSYGYIAPEYAYTLKVDEKSDVYSFGVVLLELVTGRKPVGEFGDGVDIVQWVRKMTDGNKEGVVQILDPRLSTVPIHEVMHLFYVGMLCVEEQAVERPTMREVVQMLTELPKPPNSKSGDGDSTATVAATTVDIPPSPAVESPTRGGKDDQEQKQTHDLLSI, encoded by the exons ATGAGGTTCCTCTACCTTATCCTCCTCCTACAACTCatctccaccaccatcaccaccaccaccaaacccCACCGGTTACCGGAACACAAAGCACTCTTATCAATCAAATCCAAAATCACCGACGACCCACAATCGTCCCTCTCCACCTGGAACATTTCCACGTCACACTGCACCTGGTCCGGCGTCACGTGCGACTCTCTCCGTCACGTCACCGATCTCAACCTCTCCGGCCTCAATCTCACCGGCACCCTCTCCTCCGACATCCACCACCTCCAGAGCCTCGTCAACCTCTCCCTCGCCTCCAACAACTTCGGCGGCCCTATTCCGCCGGAGATCTCGCTCATATCCGGTCTCATTCAACTCAATCTTTCAAACAACATTTTCAACGAAACCTTCCCGCCGGAACTTTCTAACCTGAAGCTTCTACAACTCCTTGACCTGTATAACAACAACATGACCGGAGATCTACCGGTCGCCGTCGCTGAAATGACGAGCTTACGTCATTTACATCTCGGCGGTAACTACTTCTCCGGCGTCATTCCTCCGGCGTACGGTAAACTCCCGGCGTTAGAATACCTAGCCGTTTCCGGTAACGAACTCACCGGACCTATTCCGCCGGAGATCGGAAACATATCGACATTACAACAACTGTATCTAGGTTATTACAACACTTACACCGGCGGTATACCGCCGGAAATCGGTAACTTAACTAACTTAGTCCGGTTAGATGCCGCTAACTGCGGGTTAACCGGTGAAGTTCCTCGTGAATTTGAGAAACTAACTAATCTAGATACGTTGTTTCTTCAAGTTAACGGACTCACCGGTTCTCTAACTCGAGAACTCGGATACTTGAAAAGTTTAAAATCAATGGACCTGTCTAACAACATGT TCACCAACTTGACTTTGTTGAACTTGTTTCGCAATAAACTTCACGGTTCGATTCCGGAGTTCATCGGTGAGCTTCCGAAGCTAGAGGTGTTGCAGCTATGGGAGAATAACTTCACTGGCAGCATCCCGCCCGGTCTTGGGTTAAACGGAAGGTTGAAGTTCCTTGATCTGAGTTCCAACAAGCTTACCGGTGCACTTCCTGCTGGTTTATGCACCGGAAACAACCTTGAAACGGTTATTGTGTTGGGTAACTTTCTGTTTGGACCCATCCCGGAGGCTTTAGGGGAATGTAAGTCTTTGTATCGAATCCGAATGGGGGAGAATTTCCTCAACGGTTCGATTCCTAAAGGGCTTTTTAGTTTGCCTGATTTGTCACAGGTTGAGCTGCAGAATAACTTTCTGTCTGGGGAGCTACCGGTTAGTGAGTCGGTTTCGGTTAATCTCGGTCAGCTTAGTTTGTCGAATAATCGGTTGACCGGTCCGTTACCGGCTACTATTAGTAAGTTTTCTGGTGTGCAGAAGCTTTTGCTTGATGGTAATATGTTTTCTGGGAGTATTCCTGGTGAGATTGGGAAGCTCCAGCAGCTTTCCAAGATTGATTTTAGTCATAATAATTTGTCGGGCGAGATTGCACCTGAGATTAGTCGGTGTAAGCTGTTGACGTATGTCGATCTTAGTCGAAACCAGCTGTCGGGTGAGATCCCGACCGAGATTACGGACATGCATATATTGAATTACTTGAATCTATCGCGTAATGAATTGGTTGGCAGCATTCCGACGTCTATTGCTTCAATGCAAAGCTTGACGTCGGTTGATTTTTCGTATAACAATCTGTCGGGTTTGGTTCCGGGTACTGGTCAGTTCAGTTACTTCAATTACACATCCTTTTTGGGGAATTCGGATCTTTGTGGACCGTATTTAGGACCATGCAAAGAAGGGGTTGCAGACGGTACTCATCAACCGCATTCGAAAGGACCGCTTTCCGCTTCAGTGAAGCTGCTGCTTGTTATCGGCCTGCTTCTTTGCTCCATTGCATTTGCCGTTGCAGCGATCATCAAAGCACGATCTATAAAGAAAGCAAGCAAAGCTCGCGCGTGGAAGCTCACTGCTTTCCAGCGGTTAGACTTCACTTGTGACGATGTTCTCGATAGTTTGAAAGAAGATAACATAATCGGGAAAGGCGGGGCCGGGATCGTTTACAAAGGCGTGATGCCGAACAACGAGATCGTTGCAGTCAAACGACTTCCGGCAATGAGCCGTGGTTCATCGCATGACCACGGGTTCAATGCAGAGATTCAGACTTTAGGGAGGATTCGACACCGACATATTGTTCGATTGTTAGGGTTTTGCTCTAACCATGAGACAAATCTGTTGGTTTACGAGTACATGCCGAATGGGAGTTTAGGTGAAATGCTTCATGGAAAGAAAGGAGGCCATCTGCATTGGGATACAAGGTATAAGATTGCCGTTGAAGCCGCAAAGGGTCTTTGCTACTTGCATCATGATTGTTCGCCGTTGATTCTCCACCGCGACGTGAAGTCAAACAACATACTTTTGGACTTTGATTTCGAAGCGCATGTCGCCGATTTCGGGCTTGCTAAGTTCTTGCAGGATTCCGGTACTTCAGAATGCATGTCCGCTATCGCCGGTTCTTACGGCTACATAGCCCCAG AATATGCTTACACACTTAAGGTTGATGAAAAGAGTGACGTGTACAGTTTCGGTGTGGTTCTGTTGGAACTGGTAACGGGGAGGAAACCGGTCGGTGAGTTTGGGGATGGGGTGGATATTGTACAATGGGTTAGAAAGATGACAGATGGAAACAAGGAAGGTGTTGTTCAAATCCTGGATCCTCGGTTGTCGACGGTTCCGATCCACGAGGTGATGCACTTGTTCTACGTCGGAATGTTGTGTGTTGAAGAACAG